The Grimontia kaedaensis genome has a window encoding:
- a CDS encoding DUF3081 domain-containing protein gives MKNELNPAKLLAAFEVVMEKGEDTEFGKIYEGVEASTDYDGYNVYLRGNGVELHIGFHNTYDLKYDQAHLRDSFLKKVDALVTDRVVDDHH, from the coding sequence ATGAAAAATGAACTTAATCCTGCAAAATTGTTGGCTGCTTTCGAAGTAGTGATGGAGAAAGGTGAAGATACCGAGTTCGGTAAAATTTACGAGGGTGTCGAAGCGTCAACCGATTACGATGGTTACAACGTTTACCTGAGAGGAAATGGTGTAGAGTTGCACATCGGCTTTCACAACACTTACGATTTGAAATACGACCAAGCCCATCTCAGAGACAGTTTTCTGAAAAAGGTGGATGCTTTGGTGACGGACAGGGTCGTCGACGACCATCATTAA
- a CDS encoding FadR/GntR family transcriptional regulator, whose product MSPATSRSNDTASSAKMRRPYKVAEAIKSWIVEQGLQPGDKLPHEQTLMELFGMSKGTIRETMRVLEAQGLILTRTGPKGGAFINAVSEPMASSLLSNYFFFNKLSVKDIYQLRCLLEPELVATLAGNMTEDDLAKLEDNIQKYAQPSLDQEDERRQHIDSLQFHIILAELAGNELLGFIIRFMVRMLTDLTVYRRLYEPPNHELWEQGLKHQKDLIVALREGRSEDARAIMREHMEVAKKLMEGQEAEMERRFMLHAP is encoded by the coding sequence TTGTCGCCTGCTACTTCCCGCTCGAATGACACTGCTTCGTCCGCAAAAATGCGCCGTCCCTATAAAGTGGCGGAAGCAATAAAAAGCTGGATTGTGGAACAGGGATTACAGCCGGGAGATAAACTGCCTCACGAACAGACCTTGATGGAACTATTTGGCATGTCCAAGGGCACCATTCGTGAAACTATGCGGGTTTTAGAAGCCCAGGGCCTTATCTTGACCCGTACTGGTCCAAAGGGTGGGGCGTTCATTAATGCCGTTTCTGAGCCAATGGCCAGCAGCTTGCTCAGCAATTATTTCTTCTTCAACAAGCTTTCTGTCAAAGACATCTATCAGCTCCGCTGCTTGTTGGAGCCGGAGCTAGTAGCCACGTTGGCTGGCAATATGACTGAAGACGATCTGGCCAAGCTGGAAGACAATATTCAAAAATATGCCCAACCGTCTCTGGATCAGGAAGATGAACGTCGGCAACACATAGATTCCCTGCAATTTCACATCATTCTGGCAGAGCTGGCGGGAAATGAACTGCTGGGTTTCATTATCCGTTTTATGGTGCGAATGCTGACTGACCTTACGGTTTACCGCCGCTTGTATGAGCCACCCAATCACGAACTTTGGGAGCAGGGGTTAAAGCACCAGAAAGATTTGATTGTCGCCTTGCGCGAAGGCCGATCTGAAGATGCCCGTGCCATTATGCGTGAGCATATGGAAGTGGCGAAAAAGCTGATGGAAGGACAGGAAGCGGAAATGGAACGGCGCTTTATGTTACACGCACCTTAG